In Zonotrichia albicollis isolate bZonAlb1 chromosome 3, bZonAlb1.hap1, whole genome shotgun sequence, a single window of DNA contains:
- the RNF146 gene encoding E3 ubiquitin-protein ligase RNF146 — MAGCGEIDHSINMLPTNRKTNESCTNAAPSLQVPECAICLQTCVHPVSLPCKHVFCYLCVKGASWLGKRCALCRQEIPEDFLDKPTLLSPEELKAASRGNGEYAWYYEGRNGWWQYDERTSRELEDAFSKGKKSTEMLIAGFLYVADLENMVQYRRNEHGRRRKIKRDIIDIPKKGVAGLRLDCDTNTVNLARESSADGADSTLTPGAAAVQPLAAISVRPLPALDGQLVSPSTPSPDASNSLENSFAQLQINGDSMAERSHRGEGEEDHESSSSGRVPAPDTSVEETESDASSDSEDVSAHLEQHLSSGQQRHLSAAASQAEADRPGAGGGVANTSVRSRRPDGQCTVTEV, encoded by the coding sequence ATGGCTGGCTGTGGCGAAATAGATCATTCGATCAACATGCTTCCCACAAACAGGAAGACAAATGAGTCATGTACCAATGCAGCACCTTCCCTGCAAGTCCCTGAATGTGCTATCTGTCTGCAAACGTGTGTCCATCCAGTAAGTCTGCCCTGTAAGCATGTTTTCTGCTATCTGTGTGTTAAGGGCGCTTCTTGGCTTGGGAAACGATGTGCACTCTGCCGGCAGGAGATTCCTGAGGATTTCCTTGACAAACCAACCTTATTGTCACCTGAAGAACTCAAAGCAGCAAGCAGAGGCAATGGAGAATATGCTTGGTACTATGAAGGTAGAAATGGCTGGTGGCAGTACGATGAACGTACCAGCAGAGAGCTGGAAGATGCCTTTTCCAAGGGTAAAAAGAGCACTGAAATGCTAATTGCTGGTTTTTTATACGTGGCCGACCTTGAGAATATGGTTCAGTATAGGAGAAATGAGCATGGACGTCGCAGAAAAATAAAACGGGACATAATAGATATACCAAAGAAGGGAGTGGCTGGGCTGAGGCTGGACTGTGACACCAACACTGTCAACCTGGCacgagagagctctgctgacggTGCGGACAGCACACTgactccaggggctgcagctgtgcagcctCTAGCAGCCATTTCTGTGAGGCCCCTACCTGCACTGGATGGCCAGCTTGTGAGCCCTTCGACGCCGTCACCTGATGCAAGCAATTCTCTAGAGAACTCTTTTGCCCAGTTGCAAATAAATGGAGACAGTATGGCTGAAAGGAGTCacaggggagagggagaagaAGACCACGAATCATCATCTTCTGGTAGGGTGCCAGCCCCCGACACCTCTGTGGAGGAGACCGAATCGGATGCCAGCAGTGACAGCGAGGATGTGTCTGCCCACCTTGAGCAACACCTGTCCTCTGGTCAGCAGAGACACTTGAGTGCTGCTGCAAGCCAGGCAGAAGCAGATAGACCAGGGGCAGGGGGTGGGGTGGCAAACACGAGTGTAAGATCTAGAAGGCCAGATGGACAGTGCACAGTCACTGAAGTTTAA